One Pygocentrus nattereri isolate fPygNat1 chromosome 12, fPygNat1.pri, whole genome shotgun sequence DNA window includes the following coding sequences:
- the gyg2 gene encoding glycogenin-2 has product MTEAHQAFVTLATTDVYCKGSLVVGKRLRKHGTTRKLVVMISPNISRETHVSLEDVFDEIIVVDVLDSRDSAHLSWLRRPDLGVTFTKIHCWTLTHYTKCVFLDADTLVLGNVDELFDREELSAAADPGWPDCFNSGVFVFRPCLDTYLRLLEHADLHGSFDGGDQGLLNSFFSDWATKDINKHLPFIYNLSASALYTYLPAFHKYGHQARIIHFLGATKPWNFRYNQHPSSGVDPLDFSRNLEHYVNLWWEEYNSQTDQQRKQPLAALQTAPQPQSQESQSSEEETLSQPHGDLTLNVPSSCCQLEKMMGNERILASSDLSDAEESDCSEFQGSSSDQEEEDVGTESAEKLTVSEPVAAAVETEVERRRQWEEGRADYLGKDAFENIQKRLDQFLN; this is encoded by the exons agGCTCACCAGGCCTTTGTGACTCTGGCTACTACTGACGTCTACTGTAAGGGGAGTCTAGTGGTGGGCAAGCGTTTACGAAAGCATGGAACGACTCGAAAATTGGTGGTGATGATCTCTCCCAATATTAGCAGAGAGACGCA TGTGtctttagaggatgtgtttgaTGAGATCATAGTGGTGGATGTGTTGGACAGCAGGGACAGTGCTCACCTCTCCTGGCTGAGGCGTCCTGACCTGGGTGTCACTTTCACCAAGATTCATTGCTggacactcacacactacactaaGTGTGTGTTTCTAGATGCTGATACACTC GTGTTGGGTAATGTAGATGAGCTATTCGATCGAGAGGAGTTGTCAGCGGCTGCAGATCCAGGCTGGCCGGATTGCTTCAATTCTGGAGTctttgttttcagaccctgcctGGACACCTACTTGCGCCTGCTGGAGCATGCTGACCTGCATGGCAGCTTTGACG gaGGTGACCAAGGACTTCTAAACTCTTTCTTCAGTGACTGGGCAACAAAAGACATCAACAAACATCTACCGTTTATTTATAACCTAAGTGCCAGTGCACTGTACACATACTTACCTGCTTTCCACAA GTATGGTCATCAGGCAAGAATTATTCACTTCCTGGGTGCAACCAAGCCCTGGAACTTCCGATACAACCAACACCCGTCCAGTGGCGTTGATCCATTGGATTTCAGCAGGAATTTGGAGCACTATGTAAATTTATGGTGGGAGGAGTACAACAGCCAGACAGACCAGCAA AGGAAGCAGCCTTTGGCAGCACTACAGACGGCTCCTCAGCCTCAAAGCCAAGAGTCCCAGAGTAGCGAAGAGGAGACGCTCAGCCAGCCGCATGGAGATTTGACTTTGAACGTGCCCTCCTCATGTTGTCAGCTGGAGAAGATGATGGGGAATGAGCGGATTTTGGCA AGTTCTGACCTGAGTGACGCTGAGGAATCAGACTGCTCAGAGTTCCAGGGCTCATCCTCTGATCAGGAAGAAGAAGATGTGGGGACAGAGTCTGCTGAAAAACTGACTGTATCAGAACCAGTCGCT GCTGCAGTGGAGACTGAGGTGGAACGTCGGAGGCAGTGGGAGGAGGGCCGAGCAGATTATCTGGGCAAAGATGCCTTTGAAAACATCCAGAAAAGACTTGACCAGTTCCTAAATTAG